A window of the Mus pahari chromosome 1, PAHARI_EIJ_v1.1, whole genome shotgun sequence genome harbors these coding sequences:
- the Itgax gene encoding integrin alpha-X isoform X2, whose protein sequence is MSCTWIAFLLLMGLVSCLGFNLDAEKPAHFHMDGAEFGHSVLQYDSSWVVVGAPKEIKATNQIGGLYKCGYHTGNCEPISLQVPPEAVNMSLGLSLATATNPSRLLACGPTVHHTCRENTYLTGLCFLLSSSFEQNQSFPPAQQECPRQDQDIVFLIDGSGSISSTDFEKMLDFVKVVMSQLQRPSTRFSLMQFSHNFWIHFTFNDFISTSRPLSLLASVRQLGGYTYTATAIKHVIAVHHPKWISARCHQGPHCHH, encoded by the exons ATGAGCTGTACCTGGATAGCCTTTCTCCTGCTGATGG GGCTTGTTTCTTGTCTTGGCTTCAACTTGGATGCAGAGAAGCCGGCACATTTTCACATGGACGGCGCTGAGTTCGGACACAGCGTACTCCAGTATGATAGCTCCTG GGTGGTGGTTGGAGcaccaaaggaaataaaagccaCTAATCAAATAGGTGGCCTCTACAAATGTGGCTATCACACAGGCAACTGTGAGCCCATCTCCCTCCAGG TGCCCCCAGAGGCTGTGAACATGTCCCTGGGCCTGTCCCTTGCTACTGCCACCAACCCTTCCCGGCTGTTG GCTTGTGGTCCTACTGTGCaccacacatgcagagagaatACATACTTGACAGGGCTCTGCTTTCTACTGAGTTCATCATTCGAGCAGAACCAGAGCTTCCCACCTGCACAGCAGG AGTGTCCAAGGCAAGACCAAGACATTGTGTTCCTGATTGACGGCTCGGGTAGCATCAGTTCCACAGATTTTGAAAAAATGCTGGACTTCGTTAAAGTCGTGATGAGCCAGCTTCAGAGACCTAGCACACGG TTCTCCCTGATGCAGTTCTCCCATAATTTCTGGATCCATTTTACTTTCAACGACTTCATCTCCACGTCAAGGCCTTTAAGTCTGTTGGCTTCTGTAAGACAGCTAGGAGGGTACACATACACAGCCACAGCTATCAAGCATGTCAT AGCTGTTCACCACCCAAAGTGGATCTCGGCAAGATGCCACCAAGGTCCTCATTGTCATCACTGA